The following coding sequences lie in one Rutidosis leptorrhynchoides isolate AG116_Rl617_1_P2 chromosome 4, CSIRO_AGI_Rlap_v1, whole genome shotgun sequence genomic window:
- the LOC139904576 gene encoding signal recognition particle subunit SRP54 2-like, with amino-acid sequence MVLAELGGSISRALQQMSNATIIDEKVLNECLNEISRALLQSDVQFKLVREMQVNIKKIVNLDDLAAGHNKRRIIQQAIFSELCKMLDPGKPSFTPKKSKPSVVMFVGLQGSGKTTTCTKYAYHHQKKGWKPALVCADTFRAGAFDQLKQNATKAKIPFYGSYMESDPVKIAVEGVERFKKENCDLIIVDTSGRHKQEVALFEEMRQVAEATKPDLVIFVMDSSIGQAAFDQAQAFKQSVAVGAVIVTKMDGHAKGGGALSAVAATKSPVIFIGTGEHMDEFEVFDVKPFVNRLLGMGDLSGFMDKIQEVVPMDQQPELLQKLSEGNFTMRIMYEQFQNLLKMGPINQVFSMLPGFSSELMPKGHEKESQAKIKRYMTMMDSMTNEELDSTNPKLMNESRMMRIARGAGRQVREVVEMFEEYKRLAKIWSKMKGLKIPKKGDMSSLSRNMNAQHMSKVLPPQMLKQIGGMGGLQNLMKQMGSGKGMGDMMGMFGGGDK; translated from the exons ATGGTGTTAGCAGAGTTAGGTGGGAGCATTTCACGTGCTCTCCAGCAGATGAGCAATGCAACGATCATCGATGAAAAAGTTCTTAACGAGTGTCTAAATGAAATCTCCCGCGCTCTTCTTCAATCCGATGTTCAATTCAAACTTGTTCGTGAAATGCAAGTCAATATTAAGAAGATCGTTAATCTCGATGATCTTGCTGCTGGACATAACAAACGAAGAATCATCCAGCAG GCTATTTTTAGCGAGCTCTGCAAGATGTTAGATCCCGGGAAGCCGTCTTTCACACCTAAAAAAAGCAAACCAAGTGTTGTCATGTTTGTGGGTCTACAAG GTTCCGGAAAAACGACAACCTGTACAAAGTATGCATATCACCACCAGAAGAAGGGCTGGAAACCAGCTCTGGTTTGTGCAGATACATTCAGAGCTGGTGCTTTTGATCAACTAAAACAGAATGCAACAAAGGCCAAGATTCCGTTCTATGGAAG TTATATGGAGTCGGACCCTGTAAAAattgcagttgaaggtgttgagagGTTCAAGAAGGAAAACTGTGATCTGATTATTGTTGATACAAGTGGTCGGCACAAACAAGAAGTGGCTCTCTTCGAAGAGATGCGTCAAGTTGCTGAAGCGACG AAACCAGATCTTGTTATCTTTGTCATGGATAGCAGTATCGGTCAAGCCGCATTTGATCAAGCTCAAGCATTTAAGCAGAGTGTTGCTGTTGGAGCTGTAATTGTTACTAAAATGGACGGCCATGCTAAGGGAGGTGGAGCTCTTAGTGC AGTTGCAGCAACAAAAAGCCCAGTCATATTCATCGGAACCGGTGAACATATGGATGAGTTTGAAGTTTTTGATGTTAAACCATTTGTCAACCGCCTACTAG GCATGGGTGACTTGTCTGGATTCATGGACAAAATCCAAGAAGTTGTTCCTATGGATCAGCAGCCTGAGCTTCTTCAAAAGCTCTCGGAAGGAAATTTCACAATGAGGATTATGTATGAGCAATTTCAAAACTTGCTCAAAATGGGTCCTATCAATCAG GTTTTCTCAATGCTTCCAGGATTTAGTTCAGAGTTGATGCCTAAAGGCCATGAAAAGGAAAGCCAGGCAAAGATTAAAAGATACATGACAATGATGGATTCAATGACTAACGAAG AGTTGGATAGCACGAATCCAAAACTCATGAATGAATCTAGGATGATGCGAATAGCAAGAGGTGCGGGTCGCCAAGTGAGGGAAGTTGTTGAAATGTTTGAAGAATATAAACGATTGGCAAAGATCTGGAGCAAGATGAAGGGTCTTAAAATACCTAAAAAGGGAGATATGAGTTCATTATCTAGAAACATGAACGCACAACACATGAGTAAGGTTCTCCCTCCTCAAATGCTAAAGCAGATCGGTGGCATGGGTGGCTTACAAAATTTGATGAAACAAATGGGTTCTGGCAAAGGCATGGGAGATATGATGGGTATGTTTGGTGGTGGCGACAAGTAA